From the genome of Prevotella herbatica, one region includes:
- a CDS encoding glycoside hydrolase family 43 protein, with protein sequence MKRILSFMLLATSSLACFSQHPILTTKYTADPAPMVYKDTVYLYTTHDEDNADGFMMKDWLLYTSTDMVNWTDHGVVASLKSFAWTKMDNGAWAEQVVARNGKFYMYCPIHGNGIGVLVSDSPYGPFVDPINKPLVWQKENWNDIDPTVFIDDDGQAYMYWGNPDPYYVKLNKDMISYSGEIHKVARPAHYQEGPWFYKRAGKYYLAYASTCCPEGIGYAMSDSPTGPWTFKNYIMSPTDKSRGNHPGIMDYKGKSYVFGLNYDLMHAHGIMEHHERRSVSVAEMHYRKDGTIEEVPYWTKEGVAQIGHLNPYKRVEAETMAWSKGVKTEKINNCVAVNDIHNGDYIMLKGVNFGKGAKSISINAAPLNGGTVEIRIDNINGKSLGTCKIAGEENKWSNYIAGMTNISGVHDLYLVFKGDADKQLFKLDYWQMKKR encoded by the coding sequence ATGAAACGAATATTATCTTTTATGTTGTTGGCAACATCCTCTTTGGCTTGTTTCTCACAACATCCGATTTTAACAACAAAATATACTGCTGATCCAGCCCCTATGGTATATAAAGACACTGTTTATCTATATACTACTCATGATGAGGACAATGCTGACGGATTCATGATGAAGGATTGGTTGCTGTATACCTCTACTGATATGGTGAACTGGACCGATCATGGAGTAGTTGCTTCACTTAAAAGTTTTGCATGGACTAAAATGGATAATGGCGCATGGGCAGAACAAGTTGTCGCCCGTAATGGTAAGTTTTATATGTATTGTCCTATTCATGGCAATGGCATAGGTGTTTTGGTCTCTGATAGTCCTTATGGACCATTTGTTGACCCGATAAACAAACCGCTTGTTTGGCAGAAAGAAAATTGGAATGATATAGATCCTACTGTGTTCATTGATGATGATGGTCAGGCTTATATGTATTGGGGCAATCCAGACCCATATTATGTAAAACTTAATAAGGATATGATTTCATATTCTGGAGAAATTCATAAAGTAGCTCGTCCTGCGCATTATCAGGAGGGACCTTGGTTCTATAAGCGTGCAGGTAAATATTATCTTGCTTATGCTTCTACTTGTTGTCCTGAAGGTATAGGATATGCAATGAGTGACTCTCCTACAGGTCCGTGGACATTCAAAAACTATATCATGTCTCCAACTGACAAGAGTAGGGGAAATCATCCAGGAATCATGGATTATAAAGGAAAGTCTTATGTCTTTGGACTTAACTACGACCTTATGCATGCTCATGGAATAATGGAACATCATGAGCGTCGTTCTGTTTCTGTAGCTGAGATGCATTATCGTAAGGATGGAACAATAGAGGAAGTTCCATATTGGACAAAGGAAGGCGTAGCACAGATAGGACATCTTAATCCTTATAAGCGTGTTGAGGCTGAGACTATGGCTTGGAGCAAAGGCGTGAAGACAGAGAAGATTAATAATTGTGTTGCCGTAAATGATATCCACAATGGTGATTATATCATGTTGAAGGGTGTTAACTTCGGTAAAGGAGCAAAAAGCATAAGTATAAATGCAGCACCTTTGAATGGAGGTACGGTCGAAATTCGAATTGACAATATAAATGGCAAATCTTTGGGCACTTGCAAAATAGCAGGTGAAGAGAATAAATGGAGTAATTATATCGCAGGTATGACAAATATCAGTGGTGTTCATGATTTATATCTAGTATTCAAAGGCGATGCCGACAAACAACTGTTTAAGTTGGATTATTGGCAGATGAAGAAACGTTGA
- a CDS encoding glycoside hydrolase family 97 protein — translation MKRTLFLFGSIILSCLTAFCQQLNNVIKSPDGKICVTVTDDNGKPQYAVKYGDKVFIQPSLLGVITNHADYSENLRLKDVKTSKLDENYSLPNIKQSNVHYVANEAVYKYYRDTVNVLDVIFRVSNRDVAFRYVIHPAGAHLSCTITKELTQFKPATGSTTFLCPQAKPMGGFAGTSPSYETSYTLDEAMGKNGWGEGYTFPCLFKNQNDGWMLVSETGVDGGYCAGRLLGESDGTYCIGFPQAGECNGNGTVSPGISLPGKTPWRTITLGNTLANIVETTVPFDVVERKYEPSKKYTYGKGSWSWIIGMDASCNYNDQKKYIDFSAAMGYQSVLVDALWDTQIGRDKIAELAEYGAKKGVSLYLWYNSNGYWNDAFQSPRGIMNDPILRKKEMKWMQQTGIKGIKVDFFGGDKQMMMQVYEGILSDANDYGLEVIFHGCTIPRGWERMYPNYVASEAVLASENLHFSQDFCNHEAVNACIHPFVRNTIGSMDFGGSALNKYYNADNKHGNHRVTSDVYALATAVLFQSAVQHFALAPNNLQDAPSWAIDFMKNVPTTWDEVKYIDGYPGKYIILARRHGDKWYIAGVNAETTTLKKTIDLSMLAGAKKLMIYTDDASLNGSVKVINGKRKLSISIPKNGGVVINTAE, via the coding sequence ATGAAACGAACATTATTCTTATTCGGTAGTATCATACTATCATGTCTTACGGCTTTTTGTCAGCAACTAAACAATGTGATAAAAAGTCCTGACGGGAAAATATGTGTTACCGTTACTGATGATAACGGGAAACCGCAATATGCTGTGAAATATGGCGATAAGGTGTTTATACAACCTTCTCTTTTGGGTGTCATAACTAATCATGCCGATTATTCTGAAAATCTACGATTGAAGGATGTTAAAACATCAAAGTTGGATGAAAATTATTCATTGCCTAATATCAAACAGAGCAATGTGCATTATGTAGCCAATGAGGCTGTATATAAATACTATCGTGATACTGTAAATGTACTCGATGTTATCTTTAGAGTCAGTAATCGTGATGTTGCTTTCAGATATGTAATTCATCCTGCTGGCGCACATCTTAGCTGTACGATAACAAAAGAGTTGACACAGTTTAAACCTGCAACAGGAAGTACAACTTTCCTTTGCCCGCAAGCTAAACCTATGGGCGGATTTGCTGGCACATCTCCAAGTTATGAGACATCATATACTCTTGATGAAGCTATGGGTAAAAACGGTTGGGGAGAAGGTTACACATTCCCTTGCTTGTTTAAAAACCAGAACGACGGTTGGATGCTTGTTTCTGAAACAGGTGTCGACGGAGGTTATTGCGCAGGAAGACTTCTCGGAGAATCTGATGGAACATATTGTATAGGATTCCCGCAGGCAGGGGAGTGTAATGGTAATGGCACTGTTTCTCCCGGTATCTCTTTGCCTGGAAAGACTCCATGGCGTACAATTACTTTAGGAAATACTCTTGCAAATATTGTTGAGACAACAGTTCCTTTCGATGTAGTTGAAAGAAAATATGAACCATCTAAGAAATATACTTATGGTAAAGGTTCATGGAGTTGGATTATTGGTATGGACGCAAGTTGTAACTATAACGATCAGAAAAAGTATATTGATTTTTCTGCTGCTATGGGTTATCAGTCTGTACTTGTTGACGCATTATGGGATACTCAGATTGGTCGTGACAAGATTGCTGAACTTGCTGAATATGGTGCTAAAAAGGGCGTTTCACTATATCTGTGGTATAATTCTAATGGTTATTGGAATGATGCTTTTCAGTCTCCCCGCGGGATAATGAATGATCCTATCTTGCGCAAAAAGGAGATGAAATGGATGCAACAGACTGGTATAAAAGGTATCAAGGTTGATTTCTTCGGTGGTGACAAGCAGATGATGATGCAAGTATATGAAGGAATTCTGTCTGATGCCAATGACTATGGACTTGAAGTGATATTCCACGGATGTACAATTCCTAGAGGTTGGGAACGTATGTATCCTAACTATGTAGCTAGTGAGGCTGTATTGGCAAGTGAAAATCTTCACTTCTCTCAGGATTTTTGCAATCATGAGGCTGTAAACGCTTGTATTCATCCATTCGTACGTAATACGATAGGTAGTATGGATTTCGGAGGTAGTGCACTTAATAAGTATTATAATGCTGACAACAAGCATGGTAATCATCGTGTTACTTCTGATGTATATGCTTTGGCAACAGCAGTTTTGTTTCAAAGTGCAGTACAGCATTTTGCATTAGCACCAAATAATCTTCAAGATGCTCCTTCATGGGCTATAGATTTCATGAAGAATGTTCCTACAACTTGGGACGAAGTGAAGTATATAGATGGATATCCTGGTAAATATATTATCTTAGCACGTCGACATGGTGATAAATGGTATATAGCAGGAGTTAATGCAGAAACCACAACATTAAAGAAAACTATAGATTTGTCAATGCTTGCTGGTGCAAAGAAGTTGATGATATATACAGATGATGCTTCCTTGAATGGATCAGTAAAAGTTATCAATGGTAAAAGAAAACTATCGATAAGCATCCCGAAAAATGGCGGTGTCGTAATCAATACCGCAGAATAA
- a CDS encoding DUF190 domain-containing protein — MESSSREKVLRFYVSSTDVVKHISVYEAIAVAAKEHGLAGATVYKGIMGFGASSKLHSDKFWELIDKVPVIVEIVDTEEKINSFLDVVLPWIKLLPKGCMVTCQDTDVILIKNGQSPSSKE, encoded by the coding sequence ATGGAATCAAGTTCAAGAGAAAAAGTCTTAAGATTCTACGTTAGCAGTACTGATGTAGTGAAACATATTTCCGTTTACGAAGCAATTGCTGTTGCTGCCAAGGAACATGGATTGGCTGGAGCAACTGTGTATAAAGGTATTATGGGATTTGGAGCAAGCAGTAAACTCCACTCTGATAAATTCTGGGAACTCATAGACAAAGTGCCTGTAATCGTTGAAATCGTTGACACCGAAGAAAAGATAAACAGTTTTCTTGATGTAGTGCTACCTTGGATTAAACTACTACCAAAAGGTTGCATGGTTACATGTCAGGATACAGACGTTATCTTAATTAAAAACGGGCAATCCCCTTCATCTAAAGAATAG
- the crcB gene encoding fluoride efflux transporter CrcB, which produces MIRTLFYIGIGSCTGGISRYLLSKYVQNMTSSGFPIGTFMVNIIGCFIIGLLYGLFDRGNLMNTNLKLFLTVGFCGGFTTFSTFMGDNFQLIKAGNFFYCSVYMAASIICGYLFLFLGYSLIKLI; this is translated from the coding sequence ATGATTAGAACTTTGTTTTATATTGGTATTGGAAGTTGTACTGGTGGCATTTCACGCTACTTGTTATCAAAGTATGTTCAAAATATGACAAGTAGTGGCTTTCCTATTGGAACATTCATGGTAAACATAATTGGATGCTTTATCATAGGACTTCTTTACGGATTGTTTGATCGCGGCAACTTGATGAATACCAATCTGAAGTTGTTTCTTACAGTTGGATTCTGCGGAGGTTTCACTACATTCTCGACTTTCATGGGAGACAATTTCCAACTGATAAAAGCAGGAAACTTCTTCTACTGTTCTGTATATATGGCAGCTAGCATCATTTGTGGTTATCTATTCTTGTTTCTAGGTTATTCACTCATTAAATTAATATAG
- the mutY gene encoding A/G-specific adenine glycosylase has translation MTNNNFTWILLKWFEENGRDLPWRETKDPYAIWLSEVILQQTRIQQGYAYWERFMQRFPTVKDLADATEDEVLRNWQGLGYYSRARNLHTAAQQIVSLGHFPNTFEDIKKLKGVGDYTAAAVGSIAFNRPVAVVDGNVYRVLSRYYGIETPINSTEGKKEFAALAQSLLPIDQPSSFNQAMMDFGAIQCTPTSPHCLDCPLTERCEAFRSDRIGLLPIKIKTIKIKTRHFTYVYLRYQNQTAIHRRPAGDIWQGLWEPLLIEDGDIPDFKGKLTLLKKEVKHVLTHQIIYADFYLLETQSKPELPKDFIWINESELDNYAIPRLIELLTENLNLLKNK, from the coding sequence ATGACTAATAATAATTTCACATGGATATTGCTCAAATGGTTTGAGGAAAACGGACGCGACTTACCTTGGCGTGAAACGAAAGATCCGTATGCAATATGGTTGAGCGAGGTGATTTTGCAACAGACCCGCATTCAACAGGGTTATGCTTATTGGGAAAGATTTATGCAACGATTTCCGACAGTGAAAGACCTTGCTGATGCTACAGAAGACGAAGTGTTGCGCAATTGGCAGGGATTGGGCTACTATAGCAGGGCACGAAATCTACACACTGCCGCCCAGCAGATTGTATCATTAGGTCATTTTCCAAACACTTTTGAGGACATCAAAAAACTAAAGGGAGTAGGCGACTATACAGCTGCTGCCGTTGGTTCCATCGCTTTCAACCGTCCCGTTGCCGTGGTGGACGGAAATGTCTACCGTGTACTGTCACGTTATTATGGAATTGAAACACCTATCAATTCGACAGAAGGGAAGAAAGAGTTTGCTGCGTTGGCACAATCACTATTGCCAATAGACCAACCTTCATCTTTCAATCAGGCAATGATGGATTTCGGCGCAATTCAATGCACTCCTACATCACCACACTGTTTGGACTGTCCTTTGACAGAAAGGTGTGAGGCATTCCGCTCTGATAGGATTGGATTATTGCCTATAAAGATTAAGACTATTAAAATTAAGACAAGACATTTCACGTATGTCTATCTGCGCTATCAGAATCAGACTGCAATCCATCGACGTCCCGCAGGCGACATTTGGCAGGGATTATGGGAACCGCTTCTGATAGAGGACGGAGATATACCTGACTTCAAAGGAAAACTTACATTATTAAAGAAAGAAGTGAAACATGTGCTCACACATCAGATTATCTATGCAGACTTTTATCTTCTAGAAACACAGAGTAAACCAGAATTACCGAAAGACTTTATTTGGATTAACGAATCCGAACTAGACAATTATGCAATACCACGTCTGATTGAATTACTGACAGAAAATTTAAATCTCCTCAAAAATAAGTAG
- a CDS encoding glycoside hydrolase family 43 protein has protein sequence MKRILLSIFMTTAAAVSFAQNPIVQTNYTTDPAPMADGDRMYVYTGHDEDNANFFWMNDWRVYSSADMVNWTDHGSPLSLASFSWADGRAWAAQTIKRNGKYYWYVCAHSKLSGAMAIGVAVGDSPTGPFKDAIGKPLADGNWDYIDPTVMLDDDGQAYLCWGNPRIYFCKLNKDMVSIDGQVEKIPMTAEGFGGPTFSERQKGVKYKDSYVEGPWLMKRNKNYYLLYAAGGVPEHIAYSMAKKPFGPWKYMGEVMPLSNTGSFTNHCGVADFKGHSYFFYHTGKLPKGGGFGRSVAVEEFKYNKDGSFPIIQPTSAGVEPIGTMNPKNRVEAETMAFSKGVRVEQNEETGVYVSDIHNGDSIVVRVLDFGTTSPKTFTASVASALQGGKMEVHVDKPDGKLLCTLTAPYTGGWEKWQTVDANLNEEITGIHNLYFLFKGNQGAKLFNFDWWQFK, from the coding sequence ATGAAAAGAATACTTTTATCAATTTTCATGACTACAGCTGCAGCTGTCAGCTTTGCTCAGAATCCTATTGTGCAAACAAATTATACAACAGACCCTGCACCAATGGCAGATGGCGATAGAATGTATGTATATACAGGTCATGATGAAGACAATGCTAACTTCTTCTGGATGAACGATTGGCGTGTTTATTCTAGTGCCGATATGGTAAACTGGACTGATCATGGTTCTCCATTATCTTTGGCGTCATTCTCATGGGCTGATGGAAGAGCTTGGGCGGCACAGACAATAAAACGCAATGGTAAATACTACTGGTATGTATGCGCTCATTCTAAATTGAGCGGTGCAATGGCTATTGGTGTAGCAGTCGGTGATAGTCCTACAGGACCTTTTAAGGATGCTATTGGTAAACCTCTTGCAGACGGTAATTGGGATTATATTGATCCAACTGTCATGTTAGATGATGACGGTCAGGCTTATCTATGTTGGGGAAATCCACGAATTTACTTCTGTAAGTTGAATAAGGATATGGTGAGCATTGATGGACAAGTTGAAAAGATTCCTATGACAGCAGAAGGCTTTGGTGGTCCAACTTTCAGTGAAAGGCAGAAAGGTGTCAAATATAAGGATTCGTATGTTGAAGGACCTTGGCTAATGAAGCGCAATAAAAATTACTATTTGTTGTATGCCGCTGGTGGTGTGCCAGAACATATTGCTTACTCTATGGCAAAGAAGCCATTTGGACCATGGAAGTATATGGGTGAGGTAATGCCTTTGTCAAATACAGGCAGTTTCACAAATCATTGTGGCGTTGCTGATTTCAAGGGACATTCTTATTTCTTCTACCATACAGGTAAACTTCCTAAGGGTGGAGGTTTCGGTCGTAGTGTTGCAGTTGAAGAATTTAAATATAATAAGGATGGTTCGTTCCCAATTATTCAACCTACAAGTGCCGGTGTAGAACCTATCGGAACTATGAACCCAAAGAATAGAGTTGAAGCTGAGACAATGGCTTTCTCTAAAGGTGTTAGAGTTGAACAGAATGAGGAAACTGGTGTTTATGTAAGTGATATCCACAATGGCGATTCTATTGTTGTACGTGTGTTGGATTTCGGAACTACTTCTCCAAAAACATTCACTGCAAGTGTAGCTAGTGCTCTGCAAGGAGGAAAAATGGAAGTTCATGTCGACAAGCCAGATGGAAAATTACTCTGTACATTGACAGCTCCTTATACCGGAGGTTGGGAGAAATGGCAAACTGTTGACGCAAATCTAAATGAAGAGATAACTGGTATCCACAATTTATACTTTCTCTTTAAAGGTAATCAGGGTGCTAAATTGTTCAATTTCGATTGGTGGCAGTTTAAATAA
- a CDS encoding outer membrane beta-barrel protein, translating to MKKVLYLIILMFLTLNSFAQNEVGKISIEPQIGFNVSNLTKASLNSKTGFCGGVNIEYQVTKPLSMSLGTIYSVEGAKDGQAKLSPTYINIPLRANLYVTDNFSLNAGVQLGANVADNREDFLLFGDAKSTTFSIPIGLSYNINKFVVNVSYNVGLTKVYDNYDYKNSFLQITLGYKIHL from the coding sequence ATGAAAAAAGTATTATACTTGATTATTTTAATGTTTCTTACACTAAATTCTTTTGCACAAAATGAAGTTGGTAAAATTAGTATAGAACCTCAAATAGGTTTTAATGTATCAAACTTAACAAAAGCAAGTTTAAATTCAAAAACTGGATTTTGTGGTGGTGTTAATATTGAATATCAAGTAACCAAGCCTTTAAGTATGTCTCTCGGGACAATTTATTCAGTCGAAGGAGCAAAAGATGGTCAAGCAAAATTATCTCCAACTTACATTAATATTCCATTACGGGCAAATCTTTATGTTACTGATAATTTTTCTTTAAACGCTGGGGTCCAATTAGGGGCGAATGTTGCTGATAATAGAGAAGATTTTCTTTTGTTTGGTGACGCAAAATCAACAACGTTTTCGATACCGATAGGATTATCTTATAACATAAATAAGTTTGTAGTTAATGTCAGTTATAATGTAGGTTTAACAAAGGTTTATGATAACTACGATTATAAAAATAGTTTCTTGCAAATAACATTAGGATATAAAATCCATTTATAA
- a CDS encoding glycoside hydrolase family 31 protein, with product MKKRLLLIVMIFLQVSIAAMSQKVLRYNVNKKQVNITTIDGTLTIIPLTDNAVRTIFSKQVYRVMPELVYVENLKNPTFNIKDSKDKVSICLKNITVEVDRNTGLVVYLNKNGKQILAENGRSLAHSFVGKEKTYIAEQHFASPSNEHQYGLGQFQDGYLDVRGLSRRLTQVNTQISIPMILSNKGYGLLWNNYGLVDFNPSDNNVTLKKNAEGGDVTEVNVTTTAGNKKERRESNVFEADVNIDQEGDYSFLLDVGQKMARKLNLEIDGQRLINMENLWLPPTSSVIAHLSAGIHHVKSQLTNNDSPILYYHKVKDETVFRSPVSQSIDYTVFAGNADAAMAAYREVTGEAPIMPLWALGYIHCRERFNSQHEILETANRFRKESFPVDMMVQDWQYWGKYGWNAMKFDEDRYPNVKAMTDSLHKMNIKFMVSVWSNTDHKTELGHELDSLGYFIPNTNWVDFFNPKAADFYWSNFSRRMLKPYGIDAWWQDATEPENDDLSGRLVNNGTTPGEVFRNTYPLLVNKTVYEGCRRDNPMQRTMILTRCSYTGIQRYSIANWSGDVGNDWDTFKRQVTAGLGLMAAGIPWWTYDAGGFFRPGNQYSDSLYHERFMRWMQTSVFLPLMRVHGYMSNTEFWNYGQKVSDNARLCLDMRYRLMPYIYSNAAAISMNGTSIMRPFIMDFANDELALKQKDEYMFGKSLLVAPVFEQGISQMSVYLPKDTKWYDFVTNKMYVGGETYQMPIVKERIPVYVKAGSIIPLGPSVQSTCENRNAPWEIRVYGGADGAFTVYEDDGTSYNYEKGAYSTYPITWKDSSRTLEIGQRKGCYKGMCKKRKLKLVYTNGEKQNVSKTVIYSGKGITLRF from the coding sequence ATGAAAAAGAGATTATTATTAATTGTAATGATATTCTTGCAGGTTTCTATTGCTGCAATGTCGCAGAAGGTTTTGCGATATAATGTCAATAAGAAACAGGTTAATATCACTACAATAGACGGAACTCTTACAATAATACCGCTTACTGATAATGCCGTAAGGACGATATTCAGTAAGCAGGTATATCGTGTTATGCCTGAATTGGTTTATGTAGAAAACTTGAAGAATCCTACATTCAATATAAAGGATAGTAAAGATAAAGTATCAATTTGTCTGAAGAATATCACTGTAGAGGTAGACCGTAATACTGGATTGGTCGTATATCTTAACAAGAATGGTAAACAGATACTTGCCGAAAACGGACGCAGTCTTGCTCATTCTTTTGTTGGCAAAGAGAAGACTTATATTGCCGAACAGCATTTTGCTTCTCCGTCAAATGAACATCAATACGGATTAGGACAGTTTCAGGATGGCTATCTTGATGTTCGTGGATTGTCAAGACGACTTACACAGGTCAACACGCAGATTTCCATACCAATGATCTTATCAAATAAAGGATATGGATTGTTGTGGAATAATTATGGTCTCGTCGATTTCAATCCTTCTGACAATAATGTTACTCTAAAGAAGAATGCAGAGGGTGGCGATGTCACAGAAGTTAATGTCACAACAACAGCTGGAAATAAGAAAGAACGTCGCGAAAGTAATGTATTTGAGGCTGATGTAAATATTGATCAAGAAGGAGATTATTCTTTTCTTCTTGATGTAGGGCAGAAAATGGCTAGAAAACTGAACCTTGAAATTGATGGACAAAGATTGATAAACATGGAAAATTTATGGCTTCCACCTACATCATCTGTAATAGCACATCTTTCAGCAGGCATTCATCATGTCAAATCACAACTCACCAACAACGATTCGCCAATTCTCTATTATCATAAGGTGAAAGACGAGACTGTATTTCGTTCGCCTGTTTCGCAAAGCATAGACTATACTGTCTTTGCCGGTAATGCTGATGCGGCTATGGCAGCTTATCGCGAGGTAACAGGTGAGGCACCAATTATGCCTTTATGGGCATTGGGATATATTCATTGTCGTGAACGTTTTAATTCACAACATGAAATACTCGAAACGGCTAATCGATTCCGTAAAGAATCTTTCCCTGTTGATATGATGGTTCAGGATTGGCAGTATTGGGGAAAATATGGTTGGAATGCCATGAAGTTTGATGAAGATAGATATCCTAATGTAAAGGCCATGACCGACAGTCTACATAAAATGAATATAAAGTTTATGGTCTCTGTTTGGTCTAATACTGATCATAAAACAGAACTTGGACACGAATTGGATAGCTTGGGATATTTTATTCCGAATACAAACTGGGTTGACTTCTTTAATCCAAAGGCTGCTGATTTCTATTGGAGTAATTTCAGTAGGCGTATGCTTAAACCTTATGGTATTGATGCATGGTGGCAGGATGCAACCGAACCAGAAAATGACGACTTGTCAGGTAGACTTGTTAACAATGGTACAACACCTGGAGAAGTATTCAGAAATACATATCCGCTGTTGGTAAACAAAACCGTTTATGAAGGTTGCCGCAGAGACAATCCAATGCAGCGTACAATGATACTTACTCGTTGTTCTTACACAGGAATACAGCGTTATAGTATTGCCAACTGGTCGGGTGATGTTGGTAACGACTGGGATACTTTCAAACGACAGGTAACAGCAGGGCTTGGACTTATGGCAGCTGGAATACCTTGGTGGACTTATGATGCAGGAGGCTTTTTCCGTCCTGGTAATCAATACAGTGATTCCCTTTATCATGAACGTTTCATGAGATGGATGCAGACATCTGTATTCTTGCCTTTGATGCGTGTCCATGGTTATATGAGCAATACCGAATTTTGGAATTATGGTCAAAAAGTGTCTGATAATGCTCGTCTGTGTCTTGATATGCGTTATAGGTTGATGCCTTACATATATTCTAATGCGGCAGCCATATCAATGAACGGAACATCTATCATGCGACCATTTATAATGGATTTTGCTAATGATGAATTGGCCTTGAAACAGAAAGACGAGTATATGTTTGGTAAGTCTTTGCTTGTAGCTCCTGTATTCGAACAGGGAATAAGCCAAATGTCGGTTTATCTTCCTAAAGACACAAAATGGTATGATTTTGTTACTAATAAAATGTATGTTGGCGGCGAAACTTACCAGATGCCTATCGTAAAAGAACGTATACCAGTATATGTAAAAGCTGGATCTATAATTCCGTTAGGACCGTCTGTTCAGAGCACTTGTGAAAACCGCAATGCTCCATGGGAGATTCGTGTCTATGGAGGAGCCGACGGAGCGTTTACTGTTTACGAAGATGACGGAACAAGTTATAATTATGAGAAAGGCGCATATTCTACATATCCAATAACATGGAAAGACAGTTCTCGCACTCTTGAGATAGGACAGCGAAAGGGCTGTTATAAAGGAATGTGTAAGAAGCGTAAGTTGAAACTTGTTTATACGAATGGCGAAAAACAGAATGTATCAAAAACAGTAATATATTCTGGTAAGGGAATAACTTTAAGATTTTAA
- a CDS encoding porin family protein: MKKFILLMLAFVSFQQINAQQVKGDFTIQPKVGFNIASWRGDSNDQNSYARLCLGVEGQYALTNKIGISVGLMYSQQGNKSMLFVSPQSDDFELYPYKFKMDYFNIPILFNYYLFKGLAVKVGIQPGFKIYDNLSSSMTPKSFDLSIPVGLSYEYKNICLDARYNYGLIDNYDLTNYEKGYDQKNSVFQFTLGYKFKL; the protein is encoded by the coding sequence ATGAAAAAGTTTATTTTATTGATGTTGGCATTTGTTAGTTTTCAACAAATTAATGCACAACAAGTTAAGGGTGATTTTACAATCCAACCCAAAGTAGGTTTTAATATTGCTTCATGGCGTGGTGATTCCAATGATCAGAATAGTTATGCTAGGCTTTGTCTTGGAGTTGAAGGACAATATGCTCTTACTAATAAGATTGGCATTTCTGTTGGCTTGATGTATTCACAGCAGGGTAATAAATCGATGTTATTTGTTTCTCCACAGTCCGACGATTTTGAGTTGTATCCATATAAGTTTAAAATGGATTATTTTAATATTCCAATTCTTTTCAATTATTATTTGTTTAAAGGGCTAGCTGTAAAAGTTGGTATACAACCCGGATTTAAAATTTATGACAATTTATCATCTTCAATGACTCCAAAGTCTTTTGATTTATCCATACCTGTAGGTTTGTCATACGAATATAAAAATATATGTTTGGATGCAAGATATAATTATGGTCTTATTGATAATTATGATTTAACTAATTACGAGAAAGGATATGATCAGAAAAACAGTGTATTCCAATTCACATTAGGTTATAAATTTAAGTTATAA